Proteins found in one Nocardia brasiliensis ATCC 700358 genomic segment:
- a CDS encoding cellulase family glycosylhydrolase, which yields MTTARFFAALLLGTALTGCAERGPESVPLTPSTESTVSAPPAPAVVGRNGSTLLLRGQPWWPAGFNAPQLATNWAINIGCGAQVDLDDYFGKLPPNALTRVGIFQALAVDKSTGRLDFSAADAVFAAAQRHGQLILPVLVPQNGDCDDQTFKQRSWYVTGWTETTPIPGRNVLSAREWITTAVNRWRSSPVLAGWEVVGEPEPSMCGAGNCSERARSCPRDAAAVLRRFMDDSGALIRSLDPQRLIFAGFIGGGQCGTAGTEYMDVGMSPQIDVLEYHDYSDDDVALPGDQRDGLATRLRQARELGKPLLVAEIGEHAGSCRSLSARRDSIATSMAGQRAAGSAGALVWAFVPDPRPEQCTFDVGPEDPLWSLIAERITVG from the coding sequence ATGACAACCGCTCGCTTCTTCGCGGCGCTGCTGCTCGGCACCGCGCTCACCGGCTGCGCCGAGCGTGGCCCGGAATCCGTCCCGCTGACGCCGTCCACCGAGTCGACGGTGAGCGCACCGCCGGCCCCGGCGGTGGTCGGCCGCAACGGCAGCACGCTGCTGCTGCGCGGACAGCCTTGGTGGCCCGCCGGTTTCAACGCCCCGCAGCTGGCCACGAACTGGGCGATCAATATCGGATGCGGCGCACAGGTAGATCTCGACGACTATTTCGGCAAGCTGCCGCCGAACGCGTTGACCCGGGTCGGCATCTTCCAGGCCCTCGCCGTCGACAAATCGACCGGACGACTGGACTTTTCGGCCGCCGACGCGGTGTTCGCGGCGGCACAGCGGCACGGTCAGCTGATCCTGCCGGTGCTCGTACCGCAGAACGGCGACTGTGACGATCAGACGTTCAAGCAGCGCAGCTGGTATGTGACCGGCTGGACCGAGACGACGCCGATTCCCGGCCGGAACGTGCTCAGCGCTCGCGAGTGGATCACTACCGCCGTAAACCGGTGGCGCAGTTCGCCGGTGCTCGCGGGCTGGGAGGTCGTCGGCGAGCCGGAGCCGAGCATGTGCGGCGCGGGCAACTGCTCCGAACGGGCCCGCAGCTGTCCGCGCGACGCCGCGGCGGTGTTGCGCCGGTTCATGGACGATTCCGGCGCGCTGATCCGCTCCCTCGACCCGCAGCGCCTGATCTTCGCCGGTTTCATCGGTGGTGGCCAATGCGGCACGGCCGGTACCGAATACATGGATGTCGGGATGTCACCGCAGATCGACGTGCTGGAGTACCACGACTACTCCGACGACGACGTCGCGCTGCCCGGCGACCAGCGCGACGGGTTGGCGACCAGGCTGCGACAGGCGCGAGAACTCGGAAAACCGTTGCTGGTGGCCGAGATCGGCGAGCACGCCGGCTCTTGTCGCAGTCTGTCGGCGCGTCGCGACAGCATCGCGACGAGCATGGCGGGTCAGCGCGCCGCGGGCTCGGCGGGCGCGCTGGTCTGGGCGTTCGTGCCCGATCCCCGGCCCGAGCAGTGCACCTTCGACGTCGGGCCCGAGGATCCGCTCTGGTCGCTGATCGCCGAGCGGATCACCGTCGGCTGA
- a CDS encoding sugar kinase, with the protein MRGTLVTLGEAVGVVAAVEPGPLAPGAALRMDFAGAEATVAIGVSRLGHHSVWVGSVGDDAVGTMVLDRLRAERVDVSGCRIDPELPSGLMVRERRTADHIRATYYRRGLAGSRLSVAQVDTEQIAAAGVLHLTGITPALSACARDAVHAALDAAVEAGVPVSLDINYRSALWSRADAAAELAKLVSHCDIVFAGLDEAALLVPSASASAMAESLAALGPSQVVLKLGGDGALALHRGRVIRQQAIPVTMVDPVGAGDAFVAGYLAGVLDGTSVRHNLRLAATCGAFAVSVPGDWAGLPSRRELDLLNGTDIQR; encoded by the coding sequence ATGCGGGGCACTCTGGTAACTCTCGGCGAGGCGGTAGGGGTGGTGGCCGCGGTCGAGCCGGGGCCGCTCGCACCCGGCGCGGCGCTGCGGATGGACTTCGCGGGCGCGGAGGCGACCGTGGCGATCGGCGTGAGCAGGCTTGGGCACCACAGTGTTTGGGTGGGCAGCGTCGGTGACGATGCCGTGGGCACCATGGTGCTGGACCGATTGCGGGCCGAACGCGTCGACGTCTCCGGGTGCCGGATCGACCCGGAGCTGCCGAGCGGTCTGATGGTGCGGGAACGGCGCACCGCCGACCACATCCGGGCCACCTACTACCGGCGTGGACTGGCCGGGTCGAGACTGTCGGTCGCGCAGGTCGACACCGAACAGATCGCGGCCGCGGGCGTGCTGCATCTGACCGGGATAACCCCGGCGTTGAGCGCGTGCGCGCGCGACGCGGTGCATGCCGCGCTGGACGCGGCCGTCGAAGCGGGCGTGCCGGTTTCGCTCGACATCAACTATCGCAGTGCGCTGTGGTCCAGGGCGGATGCCGCCGCAGAACTCGCGAAACTGGTGTCGCACTGCGACATCGTCTTCGCCGGGCTCGATGAGGCAGCGTTGCTGGTGCCCAGCGCGAGCGCGTCCGCGATGGCGGAATCTCTTGCGGCACTGGGTCCGTCGCAGGTCGTACTCAAGCTCGGCGGCGACGGCGCGCTGGCGCTGCACCGCGGGCGGGTGATCCGGCAGCAGGCGATCCCGGTGACCATGGTCGATCCGGTGGGTGCGGGTGACGCGTTCGTGGCCGGCTACCTCGCGGGCGTGCTGGACGGCACGTCGGTGCGGCACAACCTGCGACTGGCCGCCACCTGCGGCGCGTTCGCGGTCTCCGTACCCGGCGACTGGGCGGGATTGCCGTCACGCCGGGAGCTGGACTTGCTGAACGGCACCGACATTCAACGATGA
- the dgoD gene encoding galactonate dehydratase, with protein sequence MKITALTTYLVAPRWCFLRIDTDEGITGWGEPVIEGRAHTVAAAVGELADYLVGKDPMAIEAHWQVLTKGGFYRGGPILSSAVAGIDQALWDITGKALGVPVWQLLGGAVRDRIRVYSWIGGDRPDDVAAAAVERKEQGFTAIKMNGSAELDAIDTPRATTAIVDRVAAVRAATGDEFDIAVDFHGRLSVAMARRVLPLLEPYLPFFVEEPLVPEVSERIGEITAATSIPIATGERLFSRWDFRAVLDQGVAVVQPDLSHAGGISEVRRIAALAESRDVALAPHCPLGPIALAASLQVGFATPNLLIQEQSLGIHYNEGSDLLDYLVDPAVFAYRDGYVDLLRAPGLGIQVDETAVARAAELGHRWRNPIWHRKDGSFAEW encoded by the coding sequence GTGAAGATCACCGCATTGACCACCTATCTGGTCGCACCGCGCTGGTGTTTTCTGCGCATCGACACCGACGAAGGCATCACCGGGTGGGGTGAGCCGGTGATCGAGGGGCGGGCGCACACCGTCGCCGCCGCGGTCGGTGAACTCGCCGACTATCTCGTCGGCAAGGATCCGATGGCGATCGAGGCGCACTGGCAGGTGCTCACCAAGGGCGGCTTCTATCGAGGCGGTCCGATCCTGTCGAGTGCGGTCGCCGGCATCGATCAGGCCCTGTGGGACATCACGGGCAAGGCGCTCGGCGTGCCGGTGTGGCAGCTGCTCGGCGGGGCGGTGCGGGATCGGATCCGGGTGTACAGCTGGATCGGCGGCGACCGGCCCGACGACGTCGCGGCGGCCGCGGTCGAACGAAAAGAGCAGGGCTTCACCGCGATCAAGATGAACGGCTCGGCCGAACTGGACGCGATCGACACCCCGCGCGCCACCACCGCCATCGTCGATCGGGTGGCCGCCGTGCGCGCCGCCACCGGCGACGAGTTCGATATCGCGGTGGACTTCCACGGCCGATTGTCGGTCGCGATGGCGCGGCGGGTGCTGCCGCTGCTGGAGCCGTATCTCCCGTTCTTCGTGGAAGAGCCGCTGGTGCCGGAGGTGAGCGAGCGGATCGGCGAGATCACCGCCGCGACGAGCATTCCCATCGCCACCGGCGAAAGGTTGTTCTCCCGCTGGGATTTCCGGGCCGTGCTCGACCAGGGCGTCGCCGTGGTGCAACCCGATCTCTCGCACGCGGGCGGCATCTCCGAGGTCCGCCGCATCGCCGCGCTCGCCGAGAGCCGCGACGTGGCACTGGCCCCGCATTGCCCGCTCGGCCCGATCGCCCTGGCCGCCAGCCTGCAGGTCGGCTTCGCCACGCCCAATCTGCTCATCCAGGAGCAGAGCCTCGGCATCCACTACAACGAGGGTTCGGATCTGCTCGACTACCTCGTCGATCCCGCCGTGTTCGCCTACCGCGACGGGTACGTCGACCTTTTGCGGGCTCCTGGCCTCGGCATCCAGGTCGACGAGACCGCGGTGGCCCGCGCCGCGGAACTGGGTCATCGCTGGCGCAATCCGATCTGGCACCGCAAGGACGGGTCGTTCGCCGAATGGTGA
- a CDS encoding bifunctional 4-hydroxy-2-oxoglutarate aldolase/2-dehydro-3-deoxy-phosphogluconate aldolase — MAEDPLELATPVIAILRAPTAQRFAEVTAVLHESGITAVEFTLTSAGALDAIRACAGFAYRIGAGTVRTAADAARAVDAGAAYLITPIVSEEVIAAGLDLGVPVISGAFTPTEIHRAWTAGSTMVKLFPAASGGPGYLRAVRAPLPEIPLVPTGGVGLGEAQAYLDAGATALGIGSPLIGDACAGGDLDALRERVSVLRAGLS; from the coding sequence ATGGCTGAGGATCCCCTGGAGTTGGCGACGCCGGTCATCGCGATCCTGCGCGCACCGACGGCGCAGCGGTTCGCCGAGGTCACCGCCGTGCTGCACGAATCAGGTATCACCGCGGTGGAATTCACGCTCACCAGTGCCGGGGCGTTGGACGCGATACGCGCGTGTGCGGGCTTCGCGTATCGCATCGGCGCGGGGACGGTACGCACCGCCGCGGACGCGGCACGGGCGGTCGACGCCGGCGCCGCGTACCTGATCACCCCGATCGTGAGCGAGGAGGTGATCGCGGCGGGACTCGACCTGGGTGTCCCGGTGATCTCGGGTGCGTTCACCCCCACCGAGATCCATCGCGCATGGACCGCGGGCAGCACCATGGTCAAGCTCTTTCCGGCCGCGTCGGGCGGACCCGGCTATCTCCGGGCCGTCCGGGCGCCGCTGCCGGAGATTCCACTGGTGCCCACCGGTGGTGTGGGACTCGGCGAGGCACAGGCGTATCTGGATGCCGGGGCCACGGCGCTGGGCATCGGCTCACCGCTGATCGGCGACGCTTGCGCCGGTGGCGATCTGGACGCCCTACGGGAACGCGTGTCCGTGCTGCGCGCGGGGTTGTCGTGA
- a CDS encoding exosortase/archaeosortase family protein, with the protein MARSAGPRHARATVAGVVVRWALLIGVATAAAFWFTWAELVQDIREGSYLGYIYVLPVLAGFAAVGIALRRGAELPIHDRQTDIIVGLIGLGMSAAVLGLLVPRYRYQYELLHLDVLAAWLFLISACVLLFGLRPVFRFWPAWLLLLAAFPPPYAMLMVALGGDRVAAGVGTVLLAAFAAGIGSARTRTRAAVAAAGVLVLGGVLLAVLRVWFPAAPILAYQAVPSVVAVFTVCLVMYVDVRRGRSMKPLDRQLEPLTAAQSRSAALTVVIVAVLLAIIPLPADYDRSFPRVPGLVIARPDAAPPGWQLLREQEYPWARRYLGQDAVFTRRMIRAERGNPDWDKESRRRRVAIDTVRSSDGDAIDRYPEFVLYRLVQPRISPPALVDLGHGITARLNTVLDDRRLLSWTWLSWNWSGEGGAERISLIAADNHLPEAEFPMPQRSITANFDNLMNQFLRGNAIVLDSQSSSVEADSEHKDREMLTTLAQHIVRARTEQS; encoded by the coding sequence ATGGCGCGCTCGGCGGGGCCCCGGCACGCGCGCGCGACGGTCGCTGGCGTCGTCGTGCGGTGGGCGTTGCTGATCGGTGTGGCCACCGCCGCCGCCTTCTGGTTCACCTGGGCCGAATTGGTGCAGGACATTCGGGAAGGTTCCTATCTCGGCTACATCTATGTCCTGCCGGTGCTCGCGGGTTTCGCCGCCGTCGGCATCGCGCTGCGCCGCGGCGCGGAACTGCCGATCCACGATCGGCAGACCGACATCATCGTCGGACTGATCGGGCTCGGCATGAGCGCCGCGGTCCTCGGCCTGCTGGTGCCCCGCTACCGCTATCAGTACGAACTGCTGCATCTGGATGTGCTGGCCGCGTGGCTGTTCCTGATCTCCGCGTGCGTGCTGCTGTTCGGGCTGCGACCGGTTTTCCGGTTCTGGCCCGCCTGGCTGCTGTTGCTCGCGGCCTTTCCACCGCCGTACGCGATGCTCATGGTCGCCCTGGGCGGCGACCGGGTCGCCGCCGGCGTCGGCACCGTGCTGCTCGCGGCTTTCGCGGCGGGCATCGGGTCGGCGCGCACCCGCACCCGCGCCGCGGTCGCCGCGGCGGGTGTGCTCGTGCTCGGCGGGGTGCTCCTCGCGGTGCTGCGGGTGTGGTTCCCGGCGGCGCCGATCCTGGCGTATCAGGCGGTTCCCTCGGTGGTGGCGGTTTTCACGGTCTGCCTCGTGATGTATGTCGACGTGCGGCGCGGCCGGTCGATGAAACCGCTGGATCGGCAGCTGGAACCGCTCACCGCGGCCCAGTCGCGCAGTGCGGCACTGACCGTCGTGATCGTCGCCGTGCTGCTCGCGATCATTCCACTGCCCGCCGACTACGACCGGAGCTTTCCGCGGGTGCCGGGTCTGGTGATCGCCCGCCCGGACGCCGCCCCGCCCGGTTGGCAACTGCTGAGAGAGCAGGAATATCCCTGGGCGCGAAGGTATCTCGGACAGGACGCGGTGTTCACCCGCCGGATGATCCGGGCCGAGCGCGGTAATCCGGACTGGGACAAGGAATCCCGGCGCCGCCGGGTGGCGATCGACACGGTGCGTTCCAGCGACGGTGACGCGATCGACCGCTACCCGGAGTTCGTGCTCTATCGGCTCGTGCAACCGCGGATCAGCCCGCCGGCGCTGGTCGACCTCGGGCACGGCATCACCGCACGCCTCAACACCGTGCTGGACGACCGCAGGCTGCTGAGCTGGACCTGGTTGAGCTGGAACTGGAGTGGCGAGGGCGGCGCGGAACGGATCAGCCTGATCGCGGCCGACAATCACCTGCCGGAAGCGGAGTTTCCGATGCCGCAGCGCTCGATCACGGCGAACTTCGACAACTTGATGAACCAGTTCCTGCGCGGCAACGCCATCGTCCTGGACTCGCAATCCAGTTCGGTGGAAGCCGATTCCGAGCACAAGGACCGGGAGATGCTGACGACACTCGCCCAGCACATCGTGCGCGCCAGGACCGAGCAGTCGTGA
- a CDS encoding glycosyltransferase family 39 protein: MTAGRVRRPVVIFGVATVLYLVTGTWLTAGRGFLMGDALSRVSATQAALFSRDPHLSAIGFVFTPLTSLAQLPMVAFEPLVPAITTWGLSGVLMSALFMGGAATMIHGIGADRAAPPWLTLCVTVLFTVNPMVVFYGGNGMSEAPFLFCLCWAVRRLMRWVHTDGAHDLTACGIALGLAYLTRYDAVAPAAAAALLVGVLSGRRRRGTEYRWSGVAMDLVVLLAPITLAFVVWAGTSWLITGQAFQQFTSQYGNTAILAQSGATSAAEKTAALYYSIASMLVLGPALPLLLPLACALAARRRDLAVAVPILLCGAVLAFQTMSYLSGSTFAFLRFYVAAIPLAAVLALCIAPARDRPPSHRPGPHALAPPPRPNAPVAALVATVVLLAAGLPVTVAGMNNHDLAVQEYALGAAVFPQRDNASARYADKRRIAATFGTGRKVADYLDALHLPRGSVLMDTVYGFSVVIASTRPDQFVVPSDRDFVRVLNRPAERGVRYILAVPATGRGVSDAVNRRYPTLYENGAEIATLTLEVPNDGAGEPDWRLYRVLGTS, encoded by the coding sequence ATGACCGCCGGACGGGTGCGCCGTCCGGTCGTGATCTTCGGCGTGGCCACGGTGTTGTACCTGGTGACCGGCACCTGGTTGACCGCAGGCCGCGGCTTTCTGATGGGCGATGCGCTGAGCCGGGTTTCGGCGACCCAGGCGGCGCTGTTCAGCCGGGATCCGCACCTGTCCGCCATCGGCTTCGTCTTCACACCGCTGACGTCGCTGGCCCAGCTGCCGATGGTCGCGTTCGAGCCGCTGGTACCGGCGATCACCACCTGGGGACTGTCCGGCGTGCTGATGTCGGCACTGTTCATGGGTGGTGCGGCCACCATGATCCACGGCATCGGCGCCGATCGCGCCGCGCCGCCGTGGCTGACCCTCTGCGTCACAGTGCTTTTCACAGTGAACCCGATGGTCGTCTTCTACGGCGGCAACGGCATGAGCGAGGCCCCGTTCCTGTTCTGCCTGTGCTGGGCGGTGCGCAGGCTGATGCGCTGGGTGCACACCGACGGCGCACACGATCTGACCGCCTGCGGTATCGCGCTCGGGCTCGCCTATTTGACCCGCTACGACGCGGTCGCGCCCGCGGCGGCCGCCGCGCTGCTCGTCGGTGTGCTGAGTGGCCGGCGCAGGCGCGGCACCGAATACCGATGGTCCGGTGTCGCAATGGATCTGGTGGTGCTGCTCGCGCCGATCACGCTGGCGTTCGTGGTGTGGGCGGGAACGAGCTGGTTGATCACCGGCCAGGCGTTCCAGCAGTTCACCTCGCAATACGGCAACACCGCCATCCTCGCCCAGTCCGGTGCCACGTCCGCCGCGGAAAAGACCGCCGCGCTGTACTATTCGATCGCCTCGATGCTGGTCCTCGGCCCCGCGCTGCCATTGCTGCTGCCGCTCGCCTGCGCGCTCGCGGCGCGCAGACGCGACCTGGCCGTGGCCGTCCCGATCCTGTTGTGCGGCGCGGTGCTCGCCTTCCAGACGATGAGCTACCTGTCCGGGTCGACGTTCGCGTTCCTGCGCTTCTACGTGGCCGCCATCCCGTTGGCGGCGGTGCTCGCCCTGTGCATCGCTCCGGCCCGGGATCGGCCGCCGAGCCATCGTCCGGGCCCGCACGCCCTCGCCCCGCCACCGCGGCCCAACGCGCCGGTGGCGGCGTTGGTCGCGACCGTGGTGCTGCTGGCGGCGGGACTGCCGGTCACCGTGGCGGGGATGAACAACCATGATCTGGCGGTGCAGGAGTACGCGCTCGGGGCCGCCGTGTTTCCCCAGCGGGACAACGCATCTGCGCGCTACGCGGACAAACGCCGGATCGCCGCGACCTTCGGCACCGGGCGCAAGGTCGCCGACTACCTCGATGCGCTGCACCTGCCGCGTGGGTCGGTGCTGATGGACACCGTCTACGGTTTCTCGGTGGTGATCGCCTCGACGCGCCCCGACCAGTTCGTGGTGCCTTCGGACCGGGATTTCGTGCGGGTGCTCAACCGGCCCGCCGAGCGCGGTGTGCGGTACATCCTCGCGGTGCCCGCCACCGGGCGCGGCGTGTCGGACGCGGTCAACCGGCGCTATCCGACGCTGTACGAGAACGGCGCGGAGATCGCCACGTTGACCCTGGAGGTGCCCAACGATGGTGCGGGCGAGCCCGATTGGCGGTTGTACCGGGTACTCGGCACCTCCTGA
- a CDS encoding SDR family NAD(P)-dependent oxidoreductase has product MSRLAERVAVVTGGASGIGAATASRLAAEGAAVVIADIAEPAGEEVAAKIRAAGQRAEFVWCDVSQEQSWVWLHNRVNEVFGPLDVLCSNASRQAPIPADELSRRQWDDGLAINLTPLFLGVHTFIDDLRSQAGNVVAISSVHAQFGLPGYPVYAAAKGGLTALVRQLAVEYGGARVRFNAILPGPVLTPVWDDVDEEGRRLSARATVLDRLGAPEEVAAAVAFLASDDASFITGANLVVDGGWSVRKESR; this is encoded by the coding sequence GTGAGTCGTCTGGCAGAACGCGTCGCGGTGGTCACCGGGGGCGCTTCGGGGATCGGCGCCGCCACCGCGTCGCGGTTGGCCGCCGAGGGCGCCGCCGTGGTGATCGCGGACATCGCCGAACCGGCGGGCGAGGAGGTGGCGGCGAAGATCCGCGCCGCGGGTCAGCGCGCCGAATTCGTCTGGTGCGACGTGTCGCAGGAGCAATCGTGGGTGTGGTTGCATAACCGGGTGAACGAGGTGTTCGGGCCACTGGATGTACTGTGCAGCAACGCATCCCGGCAGGCCCCCATCCCCGCCGACGAATTGTCCCGGCGGCAGTGGGACGACGGGCTCGCGATCAATCTGACGCCGCTGTTCCTCGGCGTACACACCTTCATCGACGATCTGCGTTCGCAGGCCGGGAACGTGGTCGCGATCTCCAGTGTGCACGCGCAATTCGGGTTGCCCGGGTATCCGGTCTATGCCGCGGCGAAAGGCGGCCTGACCGCGTTGGTCCGGCAGCTCGCCGTCGAATACGGCGGTGCCCGAGTGCGATTCAACGCGATCCTGCCCGGGCCGGTCCTCACCCCGGTGTGGGACGACGTCGACGAGGAAGGCCGCAGGCTGTCCGCCCGCGCCACCGTCCTGGACCGGCTCGGTGCGCCCGAAGAGGTCGCCGCCGCGGTGGCCTTCCTCGCCTCCGACGACGCCTCCTTCATCACCGGCGCGAACCTGGTCGTCGACGGCGGCTGGAGCGTACGAAAGGAATCCCGGTGA
- a CDS encoding SMP-30/gluconolactonase/LRE family protein: MISLRAQPCTPAPGHLCESPVWDSRTQELLWVDIRGGHIHRATLDRATLDLTHRSTVSLAPPVSAVVPCLSGGLLATAKDTIYRIDHGEVTRVAGIPLPDDGNRRRFNDAKVDPRGRLLAGTMSEDGVARSAALYRLDPDGAMSILREGVTISNGLGWSPDGATFYYADSPTQRVDAFDYDLDTGTFTGRRTFARFEDGDPDGLTVDAAGWVWVAVWGAGQVRAFDPDGEPRAVVDVGPSQVSSCVFAGPELDVLVITTAAEGPAVLEPDSGRLFTCVPGAVGLPGVPYADTTLVRNHG, from the coding sequence ATGATCAGTTTGCGCGCGCAGCCGTGCACCCCGGCGCCCGGACACCTGTGCGAAAGTCCGGTGTGGGACAGCCGGACTCAGGAACTGCTGTGGGTGGACATCCGAGGCGGGCACATCCATCGCGCGACCCTCGACCGGGCGACGCTCGATCTCACGCACCGGTCGACCGTGAGTTTGGCGCCGCCGGTGAGCGCGGTGGTGCCGTGCCTGTCCGGTGGACTGCTCGCGACCGCGAAGGACACCATCTATCGGATCGACCACGGCGAGGTCACCCGGGTCGCGGGAATTCCGTTGCCGGACGACGGAAACCGGCGGCGGTTCAACGACGCCAAGGTCGATCCGCGCGGGCGGCTGCTCGCGGGCACGATGTCGGAGGACGGTGTCGCACGCAGCGCCGCGCTGTACCGGCTCGATCCCGACGGCGCGATGAGCATCCTGCGCGAGGGCGTCACGATCTCCAACGGCCTCGGCTGGAGTCCCGACGGGGCGACCTTCTACTACGCCGACAGCCCTACCCAGCGGGTGGACGCCTTCGACTACGACCTGGATACCGGAACCTTCACCGGCAGAAGGACCTTCGCTAGATTCGAGGACGGTGATCCGGACGGGCTGACCGTCGATGCCGCGGGCTGGGTCTGGGTGGCGGTCTGGGGCGCGGGACAGGTCCGTGCCTTCGACCCGGACGGCGAGCCGCGCGCGGTCGTCGACGTCGGCCCCTCGCAGGTCTCCAGCTGTGTTTTCGCCGGTCCCGAGCTGGACGTGCTGGTGATCACCACCGCCGCGGAGGGGCCCGCGGTGCTCGAGCCCGACTCCGGACGTCTGTTCACCTGCGTGCCGGGCGCGGTCGGCCTGCCCGGCGTACCGTACGCCGACACCACGCTGGTGCGTAACCATGGCTGA
- a CDS encoding glycosyltransferase, which produces MTAALDPESESFKARALHSAVHGLRESDPLASASVAFLPWQRNTLLFALLVVLICAGLFPLETLTVLVAVCTLGYLAVLGDRILIFARGMDRDAIMTVADDRARALADAELPPYTILVPAYGEPEVVGDLIGALNAIDYPRDRLQVLLLLEEDDAPTIDAARAAGIGTGGNEHITVVLVPAADPRTKPKACNYGLHRATGDIVTIYDAEDIPDPLQLRRVVAAFAELPPSVVCIQAKLAFHNAKQNLLTAWFTMDYGLWFGFLLPGLMRSRAPIPLGGTSNHFNREVVIAIGAWDPYNVTEDADLGVRIAASGYSTAVIDSVTLEEANPDPINWVRQRSRWYKGYLQSWLVHTRRPIRLWRSIGTVSFVRFTLILAGTPIIACLNLVFWFISIAWILGQPSVIGRLFPAVVYFPALIALVIGNAATIYMNLLACRENNRPDLLVACLTSPLYWLLMSIAATKGCWQLLRNPSYWEKTFHGLGTSSEAAK; this is translated from the coding sequence GTGACAGCCGCCCTCGATCCCGAATCCGAGTCGTTCAAGGCCCGCGCGCTGCATTCGGCGGTGCACGGGTTGCGCGAGTCCGATCCACTGGCCTCGGCGTCGGTCGCGTTCCTGCCGTGGCAGCGCAATACGTTGCTGTTCGCGCTGCTGGTGGTCCTCATTTGCGCGGGGTTGTTTCCGCTGGAGACGCTCACCGTGCTCGTCGCGGTGTGCACGCTCGGCTATCTGGCGGTGCTGGGCGATCGCATCCTGATCTTCGCTCGCGGCATGGACCGCGACGCCATCATGACCGTGGCCGACGACCGGGCCCGCGCGCTCGCCGACGCGGAATTGCCGCCCTACACCATCCTGGTTCCGGCCTACGGTGAGCCCGAGGTGGTGGGCGACCTCATCGGCGCGCTGAACGCCATCGACTATCCGCGCGACCGCCTCCAGGTGCTGTTGCTGCTGGAGGAGGACGACGCACCGACCATCGACGCGGCGCGCGCGGCCGGAATAGGCACGGGCGGAAACGAACACATCACCGTGGTGCTGGTCCCGGCGGCCGATCCGCGCACCAAACCCAAGGCGTGCAACTACGGGCTGCACCGGGCCACCGGCGATATCGTCACGATCTACGACGCCGAGGACATCCCCGATCCGCTCCAATTGCGCAGGGTGGTCGCGGCTTTCGCCGAACTGCCGCCATCGGTGGTCTGCATCCAGGCCAAGCTCGCGTTCCACAACGCGAAGCAGAATCTGCTGACCGCCTGGTTCACCATGGACTACGGGCTGTGGTTCGGGTTCCTGCTGCCCGGGTTGATGCGCAGCCGCGCGCCGATTCCGCTGGGCGGCACCTCGAATCACTTCAATCGCGAGGTGGTGATCGCGATCGGCGCCTGGGATCCGTACAACGTCACCGAGGACGCCGACCTGGGGGTACGCATCGCCGCCTCGGGATACTCGACCGCGGTCATCGATTCGGTCACGCTGGAGGAGGCCAATCCCGATCCGATCAACTGGGTCCGGCAGCGGTCGCGCTGGTACAAGGGTTACCTGCAGAGCTGGCTGGTGCACACCCGGCGGCCGATTCGGTTGTGGCGCAGCATCGGTACGGTCAGCTTCGTCCGGTTCACCCTGATTCTCGCGGGCACGCCGATCATCGCCTGCCTGAATCTGGTGTTCTGGTTCATCAGCATCGCTTGGATCCTCGGTCAGCCCAGCGTGATCGGCCGCCTGTTCCCCGCGGTCGTCTATTTCCCCGCCTTGATCGCGCTGGTCATCGGGAACGCCGCGACGATCTACATGAATCTGCTGGCCTGCCGGGAGAACAACCGCCCCGACCTGCTGGTGGCCTGCCTCACCTCGCCGCTGTACTGGCTGCTGATGAGCATCGCCGCGACCAAGGGCTGCTGGCAGCTGCTGCGCAATCCATCCTACTGGGAGAAGACTTTTCACGGTCTCGGCACGTCGTCGGAGGCGGCGAAATGA